Within Bacteroidota bacterium, the genomic segment TAATGACAAGAACATCATGTGGCGGATTGCTATGGTATCTCCATATTCAGTTTCCATTACCGCAGGCTTCTTTTTAATACTTCCTGTCGCCAAAATTGCTACTTGTGGTTGATTGATTATAGGTGTTCCCATCAAGTTGCCAAAACCACCCACATTTGTTATAGTAAATGTTCCACCTTGTATATCATCAGGACTTAATTTATTTTGTCGAGCTCTGTTTGCTAAGTCATTTACTGCTTTTGTCAGGCCAAACAAATTTAATTGATCAGCATTGCGAATAACGGGAACTATTAAATTTCCTGTAGGAAGTGCTGCAGCCATTCCTATATTAATTGATTTGCGTTTAATAATTTGATTCCCATCAACCGATACATTAATCATGGGAAAATCTTTGATAGCTTTTGTAACTGCCTCAATAAAACAAGGAGTAAAAGTTATTTTTTCGCCTTCACGCTTTTCAAAAGCTGTCTTATGCTTTTCACGCCACATAACTAGGTTGGTCACATCGGCCTCCACAAAGCTAGTTACATGTGGGCTCGTTGCCAGACTCATCACCATGTGGTCGGCAATAAGTTTACGCATGCGGTCCATTTCTATAATTTCATCGCCGGGCATCAAAGCAATTTTCGAATTTGAGGTCTCGGTTTTAGCAGTAGGTATTTTTTGCTCAGCAGGTTGTGAAACTTGCGGACTAGCTTGTTTAGTGTCAGTTTGCGTAGTTTCAACTTTCACTTCAGGCGAAGCCGCGGCTGGTGTGGCAGCAGGAGCCGAAAGTTTGCGACCACCATTGATAAAGGCCATGATATCGCGTTTGGTTACACGACCCTCATTACCTGTGCCAGCAATCTGGTCCAATTCGCTCATCGATATATTTTCGCTGCGGGCTATGTTCAATACAAGCGGGCTATAGAAGCGATTTCCTTGTGCGGCTGCAACTGGTTTCACCGTTTGTGCGGCATGTTCCATCTGTTTTTCTATTACAGCTACTGGTTCGGGTGCTGGCTCTGGAGCAGCAGCAATCGGAGGAGGAGCGGTTTGCGTTGCACCTGCTTCAATACCAATAATAGCGATGGCCTGACCCACAGCCACCACATCGTTCTCATTATATAATTTTTTGAGCAACACCCCACCTTTGGGTGTGGGTACTTCGCTATCAACTTTATCGGTAGCTATTTCGAGCACACTTTCATCGGCAGCTATGGTATCGCCTTCGTTTTTAAGCCAACGGATTATGGTGGCCTCGGCTATGCTTTCGCCCATCTTGGGCATAATGAGTTGAAATTCTGACATGGTTTCTTATTAGGGTTTGCGTATTTGAGATACTGTGCAAAATTAAGGAATTTGCTTATTTAAGAAACAATAAGTTTTCCGCAGGGGGTAAACAGTGAAAATCAGAATTTTTTAATATTAAAATTATCGCAAAAATTCCGCTTGAAAACTCCCAAATAATATTATAGTTTTAATTCTGACTTATAATCAACTTTTGGCTCATCAAATAAATATAGCTCCAATTCTTTTTTATCATTAAACCCTCTTATTTTTTGTTTATATGTAGCAGCTATTGTATTGTTTTCTATTTCAAGTTTTCTATTTTTACTAATGGTTAAAAATTCTTCCTCTTTATCTATACCAAGAAATCTTCTATTAGCTAAATTAGCAGCAATGCCCGTTGTACTGCTGCCAGTAAATGGGTCTAATATCCATGCATCAGGTTTAGTTGAAGCAAGAATTAATCTCGTTAAAACAGATAATGGCTTTTGTGTTGGATGTTTGCCACACGATTTTTCCCAAGGAGCAATAGCAGGCAGTTTCCACACATCTTTCATTTGCTTATCGCCATTAAGTTGCTTCATCAATTCATAATTATAATAGTGCGGAACTTTTGCACTTTTGCGTGCCCATATAATTTGCTCTGTTGAGTGTGTAAAAAAACGACACGAAAAATTAGGTGGTGGGTTATTCTTCTCCCATGTTATTACATTCAATATTTTAAAACCTAGCTCCGTCAATATTTGCCCCACCGAAAATATATTATGCATGGTGCCACTAATCCATATAGTAGCATCGTCTTTCATTTTATCTCTAGCAAGCGAAAGCCATTCTCTGTTGAATACATTTATATAATCAAAACCCTGCGATTTGTCCCAATCTCCTTTATTTACACTTACTATTTTACCGCTCTGTATGGATAAACCATTGTTCGATAAAGAATAGGGAGGATCAGCAAATACCATATCAAACTTATGCTCAAACTTGGGCAAGAGTTTCATGATATCTCCGTGCAGAAGATAAAAGTTTTTGTCTTTGGATTTGAAAAAAGAATTCATATTTATTCTTCTAACATATCGGCCAAAAAATGCAATACCGAACCTAAATTATGTTTACCCTCAACAAAGCCATAAACTTCACACTCTTCTGGTATTAATAATGTTTCAATAGATATGTCTTTATCTTCTGAAACCAATCTTAAAGCGTCAACAAGCACTTTAATTTTATAGCCTCTATTTTTAATTAACCATTGATTAGTTTCTTCTTTTGTAGCGTTAGAATCTACAATAACCAATTTGTCCGAATTGTTTATTCCTACTATATTTTTCATGATGCAAATATACTTAGTTTTTAAAAAATGGTAACTACTCAGGTAGGTAAAACTCAATGGTGTCAAGGGCTTTCAATTCAAGTGGAAATGCAATGATATTTACAGAAGTGAGCATTTATAGGTATTCTTCAGAATATAGAATTTAGCAACATATTATCATAGTCAGACTTATCAAGGGTTTTGAATACGTGTTGTACCTGAGTAGTTACAAAAAATGATACTTAATGTATGTAGACTTATTGTAAACATTCCATCAACTTTGCCACGTGGAAAAAGATGCCACGTGGAAAAAGATATTCTAATAAAATTTGGAAGCAGGATTAGGGAATTACGTTTAGGTATGGAGTGGTTCCAAGAAACCCTTGCTGATAAAACTGGATTTCATAGAACTTATATTGGTATGATTGAACGAGGAGAAAGAAATTTATCCTTGAAAAATATCGAAATTTTTGCGAGTTCCTTTGGATTAACAATTTCCGATTTATTAAAATTCTAAAACATGGCAAAGGTACCTAACACAGTTGGAGGAGGAGCAAGAACTAATTTAAACGGACTTCAGTTTGAAGGAAGAACTGATTTAAGAGATGCAATACGACAACATCCAATTTATCAGTTAAATAAAAATGATGAAGTCGTTAAGTGCAATTTAGTGGTTGCTCAATATTTTGAAAAAAACGGACTATATAAAAAGCTGTTGGTACCTAAGGGTATAAACTATAAAACAGTATTAAGCAAAAAACTATAAAACAGTATTAAGCAAAAAACTATTACCCGATGGAGCATTATTAGTTGGAGATACGCTTTTTATAATTGAAAAAAAATACCAAGCAGGTGCTGGATCTGTTGATGAAAAGTTACAGACTTGCGATTTTAAAAAGAAACAATATCAAAAGCTATTTAATCCCATAGGTATAAATGTTGAATTTTATTATGTCTTAAACAGATGGTTTGAACAGGAATCTAATAGAGATGTTTTTGAATATATTAAAAGTGTTGGATGTAAATATTTCATTGAGATATTGCCTTTAGAGGAGATTGGATTGTAATATGAATATTGTAGATTTATCAAACCATCAATTTGCAAATAATCGAGATTTGTTTAGAAAGGAATTGATTAGTTTTTTTTGAATGAAACTCCTGGTACTGGCAAAAATGTAAACACCTCAAAATACCAGTATATTGTCAAAAGAATTAATGGGCATGAGTTATACTTAAGCCGGCCTGCACAATTTAATAATGGTTTTGACTTTACACTTAACGTATCAAATATAAATTTCAATGTTAGAGGTCTTAGGACTGCAACAAGACCCACACATCAAAATATTCTCGATGATTTGTTACCGAAGAAAACTGGGTATTTAGCCCTTTATACTAGTATGATGGCGGAAATAACTAACATCTATAATTGCCATTCTCCAATAACAGTAAGCTTTCCATTCATTATTGGCTATTCTTCTGAAATAATTCTGGAATGCATAAAATGGCTTTTTGCAGAGCAAGATGTTACATGCTGGAATTATTCAGGTAGGGCTATGTTTTATAACGCCATACTTGGTATTTAATTTTAAGACTCAGATCCTTTGGTGAAAGTTTTAAGCAAGAGATAAGAGTCTTTCTGTGTTATAATTTGTAATCAATAATTCATTCAACTCTCCTCTTTTATCAGCATTAGCATTTATACTTCTTCTTGCCCTCACTCTTGATATATTATAATCCACAAAAAGATCGTCAAAGAAATTATCGTCTTTATCTTTACCCTTTACATCAGAGTTGCTCAATATCCTCTTATGGCCTTTCAATTCTAATTTAGAGCAAAAATTCCTTAATCGTATTTGTTCCGCATCATTAAATTCATCTTTAGCGTAAGAATTAAAACTAGAAGTATTGCTCAATGGTTTGTATGGCGGGTCGAAATAGAAAATAGAATTTTTTGTGGCTTCAGGTAAGGTTTGTTCAAAATCTCCATTTAGTATTTCCACTTTTTGCAATACATTGCTTACCGCTAAAATATTTTCTTTATCGCATATAGTTGGGTTTATATATCTGCCCTTAGGCACATTAAATAAATTGCTCCTATTAACGCGGTATAGGCCGTTAAAACAGACCCTATTTAAAAATATAAAGAGTGCAGCTTGTGTGCTTTTTTCAGTTTGCCTAGTATTATATAATTCACGCTTACTATAATAGTATTCTTTTTCTTTTTCTTCATTACTTTTCAATCCATGATACTCTTTTTGTATTTGCTCTAAAACAGAAATGAGTTCTGTAGGTTTAGCGGAAATTACTTTATAGGTATTAATTAAATCAGCATTGATATCATTAATAACCGCCTTTTGCATTTTAGGGAAATTACTGAGCATCCAAAATAAAATTGCCCCACTTCCCACAAATGGCTCTATATAAGTAAATTTTTTATTTATTACTTCATGCGGTAATGAATTTTCAATCGATGAAATTAATTGGGTTTTGCCTCCAGCCCATTTTAAGAATGGTCTAGCTATTTTAGTCTGTAGTTTGCTTGAAGTTTCTTGAATATTCATAAGTATTCGCAAATCTAACATAAACACTCACACAGTACAATCCACAAACAATCGCCAAAAGTTAACAATGCTCTTCCTATGGTTCAAAATAAGCCACTTTATGAATTTCTAATTTCCATCAGACACCACTGCTTATTGACTCCACAATCAATCTTTCTCCTTCTTATTCCCAGCCACATACGCATCCAAATCCTCGGGTTCTATATGCACTATTTTATCGCCTTCCATCACTACTAAATCGCTGTTCATTATCTTCTTAAAAGCTATCAGTTTGTAAGAAACTAAGTCCATGCCTTCAATAATTTTAGTCATCTCAGTG encodes:
- a CDS encoding dihydrolipoamide acetyltransferase family protein → MSEFQLIMPKMGESIAEATIIRWLKNEGDTIAADESVLEIATDKVDSEVPTPKGGVLLKKLYNENDVVAVGQAIAIIGIEAGATQTAPPPIAAAPEPAPEPVAVIEKQMEHAAQTVKPVAAAQGNRFYSPLVLNIARSENISMSELDQIAGTGNEGRVTKRDIMAFINGGRKLSAPAATPAAASPEVKVETTQTDTKQASPQVSQPAEQKIPTAKTETSNSKIALMPGDEIIEMDRMRKLIADHMVMSLATSPHVTSFVEADVTNLVMWREKHKTAFEKREGEKITFTPCFIEAVTKAIKDFPMINVSVDGNQIIKRKSINIGMAAALPTGNLIVPVIRNADQLNLFGLTKAVNDLANRARQNKLSPDDIQGGTFTITNVGGFGNLMGTPIINQPQVAILATGSIKKKPAVMETEYGDTIAIRHMMFLSLSYDHRVVDGSLGGTFLRRIADYLEQWDVNREV
- a CDS encoding site-specific DNA-methyltransferase encodes the protein MNSFFKSKDKNFYLLHGDIMKLLPKFEHKFDMVFADPPYSLSNNGLSIQSGKIVSVNKGDWDKSQGFDYINVFNREWLSLARDKMKDDATIWISGTMHNIFSVGQILTELGFKILNVITWEKNNPPPNFSCRFFTHSTEQIIWARKSAKVPHYYNYELMKQLNGDKQMKDVWKLPAIAPWEKSCGKHPTQKPLSVLTRLILASTKPDAWILDPFTGSSTTGIAANLANRRFLGIDKEEEFLTISKNRKLEIENNTIAATYKQKIRGFNDKKELELYLFDEPKVDYKSELKL
- a CDS encoding helix-turn-helix transcriptional regulator yields the protein MEKDILIKFGSRIRELRLGMEWFQETLADKTGFHRTYIGMIERGERNLSLKNIEIFASSFGLTISDLLKF
- a CDS encoding DNA adenine methylase, yielding MNETPGTGKNVNTSKYQYIVKRINGHELYLSRPAQFNNGFDFTLNVSNINFNVRGLRTATRPTHQNILDDLLPKKTGYLALYTSMMAEITNIYNCHSPITVSFPFIIGYSSEIILECIKWLFAEQDVTCWNYSGRAMFYNAILGI
- a CDS encoding DNA adenine methylase, producing the protein MNIQETSSKLQTKIARPFLKWAGGKTQLISSIENSLPHEVINKKFTYIEPFVGSGAILFWMLSNFPKMQKAVINDINADLINTYKVISAKPTELISVLEQIQKEYHGLKSNEEKEKEYYYSKRELYNTRQTEKSTQAALFIFLNRVCFNGLYRVNRSNLFNVPKGRYINPTICDKENILAVSNVLQKVEILNGDFEQTLPEATKNSIFYFDPPYKPLSNTSSFNSYAKDEFNDAEQIRLRNFCSKLELKGHKRILSNSDVKGKDKDDNFFDDLFVDYNISRVRARRSINANADKRGELNELLITNYNTERLLSLA